The Arthrobacter burdickii genomic interval ACGGACGCCGCTTTCCCTCGCCCTGGGCCCGTTGAATTCTCTAGTCCCGCTGCGATGCCAGCACTCCTCGCGAGAGGATCCCTGAGCGTGCAGTTCACGCTCGAGGTGCCTCGCTCCGATGGTTCGTTCAGAGTCGAGATTTGTCACTGGTGTCAGTAGTCATAGCCTGCTTCTTCTGCTGGTGAGCGGGGTATGCCGTCGGTGTACTCGATGTACAGGTTCGGGGACAGGCGTGTCTGCTGGGTGAGTTGTTCCTCGGTGGGTTCGATGTTGGCGCTGACAAGCCAGACTTTTGTGTTCGTCGTCGCAGACGTGAGTTGCAAAGGAGCGCTGTCGAAGTTCGCCAAAGGTGTGCAGGCAACCTCCCAGGGGGATCGCGGGGCCTCGACACCAAACACCTGAGTCGGAAACACGACAACCAGGCACATCATCCCGTCGTTGCTTTCGGCGGCGTAGTAGCTGTACCCGCGTTCGGCTCCGACGAGCCGTGAGGTCGCAGCATCCACGCCCGTAGGACTGTTCCTGTCTCTCTCCTGCAGATCCTCGGGAAGTAGGTCTTCGGGCTGTTGGGGTCGAGCCATAGCGGGGACAAAGTCCGCGCCGGTGGTGCTGCCGGGTTGGAAAGGCCCCGATGCCAGGAGTGCTGCTGTCACTGCGACGCCGGCTCCGCCGATGATCCATGGTGCGCGGCGGCGCTTCGTGGGTTTTGACTGCTGGCGCTGCTGGAACTGGGTGTGCTGTTCTTCGGGCTTGTCCCGGTATCGGCGCAGGGTGGTGCTGCTGTGTGCCGGCTCGGTAGTGGGAAGGGCGCCGAGCTGCTGGCGCAGAGCTGCGCTGCGGGCAGGGTTGAAGGTGGTGTTCATCAGAGGTTTCCTTCCGTTGCCGCCCGCCCGGTGAACGGGCTCATGGCTGGCAGTAGGACGCCGAGGCGGGTCTTGGCTCGGGAGAGCCGGGACTTGATGGTCCCTTCGGGGACGTCGAGGACGATCGCGGCTTGCCTGGTCGTCATTTCCTCGAGGACGCATAAGGTCAGGACGTCCCGATCCAGGGGGCGCAGCTTTGCCAGTGCCTGCCTGACCTGACCTGCGCGCTGCCGTGACGCGTCCTCGTCGGCGTAGGTGTCAGCTATGTCGTCGACCTGTTCCGGTGCGGGCAGGTGCGCGAGGAGGTTCCGGTGCCGGCGTTCGTGGCGTGCCTGGTTCCGTGCCACGTAGTTCGTGGTGACCAGCAGCCAGGGAAGAACAGAGCCGTCGACAATCCGGACGAACAGGCGTTTGCGCCAGGCTTCGTAGAACACCATGGCTGTGATGTCCTCAGCTACGTGGGAGAGCTGGAACTGCCGGCCGGCGTGTCGGAACACTGCGTCCCGGTGCCGGTCGAAAATCAATGTGAACGCGTTACCGTCACCGGTGACTACCTGCCGCCACAGCGCCTCATCATCCGATCCTGAAGTTCCACCCATACCCCATAGTGTCCAGCCAACACCGAATGGTTCCATCCAACCTCGTTAGAGGAAACCGGGAGCGGTCAAGCAACCACAAAGGGATCCCGCTGCGGGACACTTGCGACCGGATCTCAGTAGCCGTCCCGCAAGAGGGCAGACTAACGTGCGTTGCTCAGCCGCACCCATGGGCGGCCACATATGTCCTGAATCGGA includes:
- a CDS encoding RNA polymerase sigma factor, coding for MGGTSGSDDEALWRQVVTGDGNAFTLIFDRHRDAVFRHAGRQFQLSHVAEDITAMVFYEAWRKRLFVRIVDGSVLPWLLVTTNYVARNQARHERRHRNLLAHLPAPEQVDDIADTYADEDASRQRAGQVRQALAKLRPLDRDVLTLCVLEEMTTRQAAIVLDVPEGTIKSRLSRAKTRLGVLLPAMSPFTGRAATEGNL